One window from the genome of Elaeis guineensis isolate ETL-2024a chromosome 5, EG11, whole genome shotgun sequence encodes:
- the LOC105044530 gene encoding LOW QUALITY PROTEIN: protein SENSITIVITY TO RED LIGHT REDUCED 1 (The sequence of the model RefSeq protein was modified relative to this genomic sequence to represent the inferred CDS: inserted 1 base in 1 codon), with protein MDAAPATKAPNPNPAGDWTVVSRRRRGKQRXEGPLPDPTRPQIKTLALTPTASSPWTPIDSVIEPARESKLLQRMQAAIRRLQSSRYYQRFLSRLRGAQIRNGLARVLGSGREFQMVVYGIGSIESYDPPRLQLALAVLLRRELGPTVASVDLFDPVLSATECAVVRALGCTVVPVDEQGRREATVPTLFYMPHCEAALYDALLEANWRPSMLNRMVVLGNSFAAYEKYVEEVVWSNGSVAMEAASKHILGVRRYVREVEMEEKGEVEASGEVKEEEEGGFFKAFHDTSWHFFELDDDFQMNSLKK; from the exons ATGGACGCCGCCCCGGCCACCAAAGCACCAAATCCTAATCCTGCCGGCGACTGGACCGTCGTCTCCCGTCGCCGCCGCGGCAAACAGC CAGAGggacccctccccgaccccactCGCCCCCAAATCAAAACCCTAGCCCTAACTCCGACGGCTTCATCGCCATGGACTCCGATCGATTCCGTCATCGAGCCGGCGAGGGAATCCAAGCTCCTCCAAAGGATGCAAGCCGCCATCCGACGACTTCAGAGCTCCCGATACTACCAGCGCTTTCTCTCCCGGTTGCGGGGCGCCCAGATCCGGAACGGCCTCGCTAGGGTTTTGGGCTCTGGAAGGGAGTTTCAGATGGTGGTCTACGGCATCGGGAGCATCGAGTCCTACGACCCTCCGCGCCTCCAGCTCGCTCTTGCTGTCCTCCTCCGGCGGGAGCTCGGCCCGACCGTGGCGTCGGTAGACTTGTTCGACCCGGTCCTGTCGGCCACCGAGTGCGCTGTGGTGAGGGCGCTGGGTTGTACAGTGGTCCCGGTGGACGAGCAGGGGAGAAGGGAGGCGACGGTGCCGACGCTGTTCTACATGCCTCACTGCGAGGCGGCCCTGTATGATGCCCTGCTGGAGGCCAATTGGAGGCCGTCGATGTTGAATCGGATGGTGGTGCTGGGGAACAGCTTCGCTGCGTATGAAAAGTACGTGGAGGAGGTGGTCTGGAGTAATGGGAGCGTGGCGATGGAGGCGGCGTCAAAACACATTCTTGGGGTGAGGAGGTACGTGAGGGAAGTGGAGATGGAGGAGAAGGGGGAGGTGGAGGCGTCGGGGGAGgtgaaagaggaggaagaaggtgGGTTTTTTAAGGCTTTTCATGATACAAGCTGGCACTTTTTCGAATTAGATGATGATTTCCAGATGAATTCTTTAAAGAAATGA
- the LOC105044532 gene encoding kinesin-like protein KIN-5A, whose translation MDSSQRKAGMIPMSPSQTPRSSEKLGRDLRSIDGNGNSNSKYDKDKGVNVQVILRCRPLSDDEMRLNTPVVISCNEHRREVTAVQNIANKQIDRTFVFDKVFGPTSKQKDLFDQAISPIVNEVLEGYNCTIFAYGQTGTGKTYTMEGGGRKTKNEEFPIDAGVIPRAVRKIFGILEAQCAEYNMKVTFLELYNEEITDLLAADESKFSDDKSKRPIALMEDGKGGVFVRGLEEEIVYTAGEIYKILDKGSAKRRTAETLLNKQSSRSHSIFSITIHIKECTPEGEEMIKCGKLNLVDLAGSENISRSGAREGRAREAGEINKSLLTLGRVINSLVEHSGHVPYRDSKLTRLLRDSLGGKTKTCIIATVTPSIHCLEETLSTLDYAHRAKNIKNKPEVNQKMLKSAMIKDLYSEIDRLKQEVYAAREKNGIYIPRDRYLHEEAEKKAMTEKMERLELELDSKDKQLIGLHELYNSQQLLSAELSDKLEKTQRKLEDTEHALLDLEERYKQANATIKEKEYLISNLLKSEKALVERAYELRSELENAAADVSGLFSKIERKDQIEDGNRILVQNFLSQITQQLDILHKTVSASVMQQENQLKEMEEDMQSFVSTKAEATEELRTQVDKLKFTYGSGIRALNDLAGELDKNSQSTFGKLNSQVLIHSSAMEDCFRGIALEADRLLNELQSSLSIQEDKLAAFAQQQREGHLRAVESTRSISVITSNFFHTLDVHSSKLSRILEETQTVQDQQLHELEKKFEECAANEEKQLLEKVAEMLASSSTRKKKLVQTAVNNLRASAADRTSNLQKEMSTAHDFTSSVKEQWKVYMEETENHYVEDTAAVESGRCCLQEGFQQCMERAKMGSQQWKNAQNSLLSLGKGNVASVDSIVRSGMEANQLLCAKLSSAASTTLEDVNIANKGLLSSIDCSLKLDHDACANIDSMLIPCHGELRDLRSGHYHRIVEITENAGKCLEEEYVVDEPSCSTPKRRSINLPSMASIEELRTPDFEELLKSFWEARSAFKQANGDVKHYSGAYQSQAQALRDARVPLTAKN comes from the exons ATGGATAGCTCGCAGAGGAAAGCGGGGATGATCCCGATGTCCCCTTCTCAGACGCCGAGGTCAAGTGAAAAGCTGGGAAGGGATCTCCGATCCATCGATGGAAATGGGAATTCCAACAGCAAGTATGATAAGGACAAGGGGGTCAATGTTCAAGTCATTCTCCGCTGCAG ACCTTTGAGTGATGACGAGATGAGGTTGAACACGCCGGTGGTGATATCTTGCAATGAACATCGACGAGAAGTGACTGCTGTTCAGAATATCGCCAACAAGCAGATTGATAGAACCTTTGTCTTTGACAAG GTTTTTGGCCCAACATCCAAGCAAAAGGATTTATTTGATCAAGCTATCTCTCCCATAGTAAATGAGGTTCTTGAGGGTTATAACTGCACCATTTTTGCCTATGGTCAGACAGGCACTGGAAAAACTTACACAatggaaggaggaggaagaaagactAAG AATGAAGAATTTCCAATTGATGCTGGAGTTATTCCAAGGGCTGTCCGAAAAATTTTTGGCATACTCGAGGCGCAGTGTGCTGAATACAATATGAAAGTCACGTTTCTTGAATTGTACAATGAGGAAATAACAGATCTTTTGGCTGCAGATGAGTCAAAATTTTCAGATGACAAGTCCAAAAGGCCCATAGCTCTCATGGAAGATGGGAAGGGGGGTGTTTTTGTGCGAGGACTGGAAGAGGAGATAGTCTATACTGCTGGTGAAATTTACAAAATCTTGGATAAAGGGTCTGCAAAAAGGCGTACTGCAGAGACCTTACTTAACAAGCAGAGCAGCCGATCTCATTCCATATTTTCTATCACAATTCACATAAAGGAGTGTACTcctgagggagaagagatgatcAAATGTGGAAAGCTTAATCTTGTGGATCTTGCTGGGTCAGAAAACATTTCACGATCAGGTGCTAGAGAG GGAAGAGCAAGGGAAGCTGGAGAGATCAATAAAAGTTTGCTGACTCTTGGTCGTGTTATTAATTCTCTTGTTGAGCACTCTGGCCATGTTCCATACAG GGATAGCAAGTTGACAAGATTGCTTAGGGATTCCTTGGGAGGCAAAACAAAGACTTGCATTATTGCCACCGTAACACCTTCCATCCACTGTTTGGAAGAGACACTGAGCACCTTAGACTATGCACACCGTGCAAAAAATATCAAGAATAAGCCTGAG GTCAATCAGAAGATGTTGAAGTCTGCAATGATCAAGGATTTATACTCTGAAATTGACCGCCTTAAACAAG AGGTATATGCTGCAAGAGAGAAGAATGGGATATACATTCCACGGGATCGCTACCTTCATGAAGAAGCTGAGAAGAAG GCAATGACAGAGAAAATGGAGCGTCTGGAACTTGAGTTGGACTCGAAGGATAAG CAATTAATTGGTCTCCATGagctttacaattctcaacaactaTTGAGTGCAGAATTAAGTGACAAACTTGAGAAGACCCAG AGAAAACTGGAGGACACTGAACATGCATTACTGGACCTGGAAGAAAGATATAAGCAGGCAAATGCCACAATAAAAGAAAAGGAATATTTGATATCTAATCTTCTCAAATCAG AGAAAGCACTTGTAGAGCGTGCATACGAGCTTCGATCAGAACTAGAGAATGCAGCTGCAGATGTTTCTGGCTTGTTTTCTAAAATTG AACGTAAAGATCAGATAGAGGATGGAAACAGAATCCTTGTGCAGAATTTCCTATCTCAAATAACTCAGCAGCTCGATATCTTGCATAAAACTGTATCAGCTTCTGTGATGCAGCAAGAGAACCAACTAAAAGAAATGGAAGAAGATATGCAATCATTTGTCTCCACAAAGGCCGAG GCCACTGAAGAACTCAGAACTCAGGTTGACAAACTAAAATTCACATACGGATCTGGAATTAGAGCATTAAATGATCTAGCAGGAGAACTAGACAAGAATTCTCAGTCGACATTTGGAAAACTGAACTCACAAGTACTGATTCACTCTTCTGCTATGGAAGAT TGTTTCAGGGGAATTGCGTTGGAGGCTGATCGGTTGCTTAATGAACTTCAGAGCAGTCTTTCCATACAAGAGGATAAATTAGCTGCATTTGCACAGCAGCAGCGTGAG GGACATCTCAGAGCTGTGGAATCTACACGTTCTATTTCAGTTATTACTTCTAATTTCTTCCACACTCTGGATGTTCATTCATCAAAGTTGAGTAGGATTCTGGAGGAAACACAAACTGTACAAGACCAACAGCTTCATGAGCTTGAGAAAAAGTTTGAG GAATGTGCTGCTAATGAAGAGAAGCAGCTGCTAGAAAAGGTGGCAGAAATGCTAGCAAGTTCAAGTACCAGGAAGAAAAAGCTG GTTCAAACAGCAGTCAATAATCTCCGGGCAAGTGCTGCTGATAGAACGAGTAATTTGCAGAAGGAAATGTCAACTGCTCATGATTTCACCTCTTCGGTTAAAGAACAATGGAAAGTTTACATGGAAGAAACTGAAAACCACTATGTTGAGGATACTGCTGCAGTTGAAAGTGGTAGATGTTGCTTGCAAGAAGGTTTTCAACAATG CATGGAGAGAGCAAAAATGGGTTCACAACAGTGGAAAAATGCTCAAAATTCACTGCTAAGCCTTGGAAAAGGAAATGTAGCATCAGTAGATTCAATTGTCAG GAGCGGAATGGAAGCCAATCAGCTCTTATGTGCCAAGTTGTCATCTGCTGCCTCAACTACTCTTGAAGATGTCAATATTGCAAATAAGGGTCTACTTTCCTCCATTGACT GTTCGTTAAAACTCGATCATGATGCATGTGCAAACATTGATTCTATGCTCATTCCTTGCCATGGGGAGCTTAGGGATTTGAGAAGTGGACACTATCACAGGATTGTTGAGATCACAGAGAATGCAGGGAAGTGTTTAGAAGAAGAATATGTG GTGGATGAACCATCTTGTTCAACGCCAAAGAGACGATCAATTAATCTGCCTAGCATGGCATCCATTGAGGAGCTGAGAACTCCGGATTTTGAAGAGCTTCTGAAGTCATTCTGGGAGGCGAGGTCTGCTTTCAAGCAGGCAAATGGGGATGTAAAACATTATTCTGGGGCGTATCAGTCTCAAGCACAGGCCTTGAGAGATGCAAGAGTTCCTCTCACTGCAAAAAATTAA
- the LOC105044531 gene encoding uncharacterized protein, producing MAIVKNSFKVSRLDGDSSPGSRGSVSSEDDDDEVRTRSSASDTDVSDVSDVDSGMGSDELDISEVGEAGTEFCQVGNQSCSIPLELYEFPDLGAVLSLETWNECLTEEERFALAEYLPDMDQETFGRTLKELFSGQNFHFGNPLVELFNRLKGGLCDPRIVLYRRGVNFLQRREHYHHLRKYQNAMVGSLIRIRDAWQNCGGYGIEERLRLLNILRSQRPLHYERDGEMGSETDSESGDSGDHHWTRRFKMDRRAVLPSRPSFDILSHGSGMPMEQMNFGKENSKGVLKVAAPKVSAPKEYFGVAGQYPSAAKHSVEAKTRPPKTLLALPRLDQVAGYDLGNSQRARHQMSGDEDDLEEQGYEMGLQGDWNAVRGNAPARANLLKPGKQELLKRYGRGIFDDDVPEGYDGLSYYQGRSRNSDQVVTIASYNHQSLETIKKAKYTEEWAHPARERPYNQALKGSQVDRLAGSQPFRHKKMLEAISVDRGKKWKVADEYKIGKSKAGYDSKVKSYKTIPAQMDDSCFLSDLRAKTLQGKIKNKSARYEEMSMGYARGATMYAQSEETESDSSDQVEEDGGIDPSVRKLGHLSGDVEVHRPGVIKSLYDSKKANKLAKMDKKAYSHFPDGATSIYTREEEPYRTKGKEKGKTNDPNYLNDVKLLKKGQVPQSKERLQPPLPKTYNTEKKHIGMIDLDNSSPQPNYLRDYGSGMLDEQEENLDGGSKLPGGRMQVNKSGNRNQPTDAEADCHERSNMSLLGCNTVKKKPKVKPERMYVDKPDEPLYQHSSPKQQIDDQSVMKKKGKRKADAASDCLTVATPEPTILDKGTADVGPEGKLQKKPFTLITPTIHTGFSFSIIHLLSAVRKAMITPNTEDSAVMAKHHEKNDGRPKLMRGEQSNLRQVANGTQMPHSHEKMDGHTLEHAGQNNLPSLTVQEIVNRVRSNPGDPCILETQEPLQDLVRGVLKIFSSKTAPLGAKGWKVLVFYEKSNKSWMWVGPVIAGSSDSDAVEEETSAEAWGIPHKMLVKLVDAFANWLKSGQETLQQIGSLPAPPISILSNLDEKERFKDLRAQKSLSTISPSSDEMRAYFRKEELLRYSIPDRAFSYSASDGKKSIVAPLRRGGGKPTSKARDHFMLKPDRPPHVTILCLVRDAAARLPGSIGTRADVCTLIRDSQYIVEDVSDAQVNQVVSGALDRLHYERDPCVQFDGDRKLWVYLHRDREEEDFEDDGTSSTKKWKRQRKDATDQSEMGAVNDGSYHATGDPNVGGSTAGYDYDPDPNIEPSSIKAGETSELVYNDSRPDMENIQSFVDSKPGTRNQGSSLSWEALGMNPLREDKMLCQENSTNEDFDDEAFSREKPVGLMSTGLF from the coding sequence ATGGCGATTGTGAAGAATAGCTTTAAGGTTTCGAGGTTGGACGGCGATTCCTCGCCGGGGAGTCGGGGCAGTGTGTCGAGCGAGGACGACGACGACGAGGTCCGGACTCGGAGCTCGGCGTCGGACACGGATGTCTCCGATGTCTCGGATGTGGACTCTGGGATGGGATCCGACGAGCTTGATATCTCCGAGGTTGGGGAGGCCGGGACCGAGTTTTGCCAAGTGGGTAACCAGAGCTGTAGCATCCCGCTGGAGCTCTACGAATTTCCCGACTTGGGGGCGGTCCTCTCGCTGGAGACCTGGAACGAGTGCCTTACGGAGGAGGAGCGGTTCGCGTTGGCTGAGTACCTCCCTGATATGGACCAGGAGACGTTTGGCCGGACTCTCAAGGAGCTCTTCTCGGGACAAAACTTCCACTTTGGGAACCCGCTGGTTGAGCTCTTCAATCGGCTGAAGGGTGGGCTTTGCGACCCAAGAATTGTTCTTTACCGCCGGGGTGTGAACTTCTTACAGAGGCGGGAGCACTACCATCACCTGCGCAAGTATCAGAATGCTATGGTAGGAAGCCTTATTCGGATAAGGGATGCTTGGCAGAACTGTGGAGGGTATGGCATCGAAGAAAGGCTTCGGCTGTTGAATATCCTGAGGAGCCAGAGGCCTTTGCATTATGAGAGGGACGGAGAAATGGGGTCTGAGACAGATTCAGAAAGTGGAGATTCTGGTGATCATCACTGGACTAGAAGGTTTAAGATGGATCGGCGGGCAGTGCTGCCATCAAGGCCTTCCTTTGATATATTATCTCATGGGAGTGGCATGCCAATGGAGCAGATGAATTTTGGGAAAGAGAACTCCAAAGGGGTGTTGAAGGTTGCTGCTCCCAAAGTCTCTGCGCCAAAGGAGTACTTTGGAGTGGCGGGTCAGTATCCTTCTGCTGCTAAGCATAGTGTGGAGGCAAAGACTAGACCACCCAAGACGCTCTTAGCTCTTCCACGGCTGGATCAGGTTGCAGGGTATGATTTGGGTAATTCCCAAAGGGCTAGACATCAGATGAGTGGTGATGAGGATGATTTGGAGGAGCAAGGTTATGAGATGGGCTTGCAGGGAGACTGGAATGCAGTTCGTGGAAATGCACCGGCCAGGGCTAATTTGCTGAAACCTGGAAAGCAGGAATTACTAAAAAGATATGGCAGAGGTATATTTGATGATGATGTCCCTGAAGGTTATGATGGGTTGTCTTATTATCAAGGTAGGAGCAGGAATTCTGATCAGGTGGTCACTATAGCTTCTTACAATCATCAGTCTCTTGAAACCATAAAGAAAGCTAAGTATACCGAAGAGTGGGCACATCCTGCTAGAGAGCGGCCTTATAATCAAGCACTGAAAGGAAGTCAGGTTGACCGGTTAGCTGGCAGTCAGCCCTTTCGGCATAAGAAAATGCTTGAAGCCATTTCTGTGGATAGAGGCAAGAAATGGAAAGTTGCGGACGAGTATAAAATTGGCAAAAGTAAAGCTGGGTATGATTCAAAAGTCAAGTCTTATAAAACTATTCCAGCACAGATGGATGACTCATGCTTCCTCTCTGATCTTAGAGCCAAAACATTACAAGGGAAGATAAAAAATAAGTCTGCTCGGTATGAGGAAATGAGTATGGGCTATGCAAGAGGTGCTACCATGTATGCTCAGAGTGAGGAGACAGAATCTGATTCATCAGACCAGGTTGAGGAAGATGGAGGTATTGATCCTTCAGTGAGGAAGTTGGGGCATTTAAGTGGTGATGTAGAGGTCCATCGCCCAGGAGTCATCAAATCATTGTATGATTCAAAAAAGGCCAACAAGCTTGCAAAGATGGACAAAAAAGCATATTCCCATTTTCCTGATGGAGCCACAAGCATTTATACACGAGAAGAAGAACCCTACCGTACAAAAGGGAAGGAGAAAGGTAAAACAAATGACCCCAATTACTTGAATGATGTTAAATTGCTGAAGAAGGGCCAAGTGCCACAATCTAAAGAGAGGTTACAACCGCCATTGCCGAAGACTTATAATACAGAGAAAAAGCATATAGGAATGATTGATCTGGACAATTCTTCACCTCAGCCAAATTACTTGCGTGATTATGGCAGTGGCATGTTGGATGAGCAGGAGGAGAATTTGGATGGAGGTTCCAAGTTACCGGGTGGCCGGATGCAAGTCAACAAATCAGGGAACAGAAATCAACCTACTGATGCTGAGGCTGATTGTCATGAAAGATCAAACATGTCCTTGTTAGGGTGCAACACTGTGAAGAAGAAGCCGAAAGTGAAGCCTGAACGTATGTATGTTGACAAGCCAGATGAACCTCTTTACCAACATTCTAGTCCAAAGCAGCAGATCGATGACCAGAGTGTCatgaagaagaagggaaaaagaaaagcaGATGCTGCATCTGATTGTCTGACCGTGGCAACTCCTGAGCCAACCATTCTAGATAAAGGAACAGCAGATGTAGGGCCAGAGGGAAAGTTGCAAAAGAAACCATTTACCCTGATCACACCTACAATTCACACTGGTTTTTCATTTTCCATCATACATCTTCTTTCAGCTGTCCGGAAAGCAATGATTACTCCTAATACAGAAGATTCTGCAGTGATGGCAAAGCATCATGAAAAGAATGATGGTAGACCAAAACTAATGAGAGGAGAGCAGAGCAATTTGCGTCAAGTGGCCAATGGCACACAGATGCCCCATTCTCATGAGAAAATGGATGGACATACTTTGGAGCACGCTGGTCAGAATAATTTACCTTCTCTTACAGTTCAAGAGATTGTTAATCGGGTTAGATCAAATCCAGGAGATCCGTGCATTCTCGAAACACAGGAGCCACTTCAGGATTTAGTCCGTGGAGtgctaaaaatattttcatctaaaACAGCACCTTTAGGAGCAAAGGGTTGGAAGGTGCTTGTATTCTATGAGAAATCAAACAAAAGCTGGATGTGGGTTGGTCCCGTTATTGCTGGTTCATCTGATAGTGATGCTGTTGAAGAGGAGACTTCTGCTGAAGCTTGGGGTATTCCCCATAAGATGCTGGTGAAGTTGGTTGATGCATTTGCTAATTGGCTAAAATCTGGTCAGGAGACCCTTCAGCAAATAGGAAGCCTTCCAGCACCTCCAATATCAATACTGTCAAACTTGGATGAGAAGGAAAGGTTCAAAGATTTAAGAGCCCAGAAGAGTCTAAGTACTATAAGCCCAAGCTCTGATGAAATGAGGGCATATTTCCGTAAAGAGGAGCTTTTAAGATATTCTATTCCAGATCGGGCCTTTTCCTACAGTGCCTCTGATGGGAAAAAATCTATTGTTGCTCCGCTAAGAAGAGGTGGTGGAAAGCCAACATCCAAAGCTCGGGATCATTTTATGCTTAAGCCTGATCGCCCACCTCATGTTactattctttgtcttgtacgtgatgCAGCTGCCAGATTGCCTGGGAGTATTGGAACTAGAGCAGATGTTTGTACTCTTATTAGGGACTCACAATATATTGTTGAAGATGTCTCTGATGCACAAGTTAACCAAGTTGTTAGTGGGGCCCTAGACCGGTTGCATTATGAACGTGATCCTTGTGTACAGTTTGATGGTGATAGAAAATTGTGGGTTTATCTGCATAGAGACAGGGAGGAGGAAGATTTTGAGGATGATGGTACCTCTTCCACTAAGAAATGGAAAAGGCAAAGAAAAGATGCTACAGATCAATCAGAAATGGGAGCAGTTAATGATGGAAGCTATCATGCAACTGGAGATCCAAATGTAGGTGGTTCTACTGCCGGCTATGATTATGATCCTGATCCTAATATTGAGCCATCATCCATCAAAGCAGGGGAGACATCTGAACTTGTTTATAATGATTCGAGGCCTGATATGGAGAACATCCAGTCTTTTGTTGATTCTAAGCCAGGTACCAGGAACCAAGGCAGTTCACTGAGTTGGGAGGCTCTTGGGATGAATCCCCTCCGGGAAGACAAAATGCTATGTCAAGAGAACTCCACAAATGAAGATTTTGATGATGAAGCTTTTAGCAGAGAAAAGCCAGTTGGGCTCATGAGTACAGGGTTGTTTTGA